From the genome of Lutzomyia longipalpis isolate SR_M1_2022 chromosome 2, ASM2433408v1, one region includes:
- the LOC129789141 gene encoding thyrostimulin beta-5 subunit, whose product MKFQIVSLILAVVVYPGATLEISTVLDAAGSPKVATLGCHRRLYTYRVTQTDHKGRECWDSVSVMSCWGRCDSNEISDWKFPFKRSYHPVCVHAGRSAAVAILKNCHPDVEPETRRYHYTEAIACHCQTCSTYDTSCEAPKETHDESAVRVLTVTGTGSEASDLDY is encoded by the exons atgaaatttcaaat TGTGTCTCTAATCCTCGCCGTGGTGGTGTATCCTGGTGCAACACTCGAAATATCCACCGTCCTGGATGCTGCTGGTTCCCCCAAAGTTGCTACTCTTGGATGCCACCGACGCCTGTACACGTACCGCGTGACTCAGACGGATCACAAAGGACGTGAATGCTGGGACAGTGTGAGCGTGATGAGTTGCTGGGGAAGATGCGATTCCAATGAAATCTCCGACTGGAAGTTCCCCTTTAAGCGCTCCTACCATCCCGTATGTGTCCACGCTGGACGTTCCGCCGCTGTGGCCATCCTCAAGAATTGCCATCCTGATGTGGAACCCGAAACAAGGCGCTATCACTACACTGAGGCCATTGCGTGCCACTGTCAAACATGCTCCACGTACGACACGAGCTGTGAAGCTCCCAAGGAGACACACGATGAATCCGCTGTGAGGGTTCTCACAGTCACCGGAACAGGATCTGAGGCATCAGATTTGGATTACTAA
- the LOC129789145 gene encoding thyrostimulin alpha-2 subunit, whose translation MRCSSVAVKVYSWTLEGLLHLWDSVIPKMWLRLVSLVMLFVVFAVGKDTVWHKPGCHKVGHTRKISIPGCVEFHVTTNACRGFCESYAVPSAWGSVMKPVKPVTSIGQCCNIMGTQEIIREVLCLDGYRNVTFKSATDCSCYHCKKD comes from the exons ATGAGGTGCTCCTCAGTTGCGGTGAAAGTGTACTCCTGGACACTTGAAGGACTCCTCCATCTGTGGGACTCCGTAATTCCGAAGATGTGGCTAAGATTGGTGAGTCTTGTGATGCTCTTCGTTGTTTTCGCGGTGGGAAAGGACACAGTTTGGCACAAGCCAGGATGTCACAAAGTTG GTCACACGAGAAAGATCAGCATACCGGGATGTGTGGAGTTTCACGTAACAACCAATGCCTGTCGTGGTTTCTGTGAATCTTACGCCGTGCCATCAGCGTGGGGGAGTGTAATGAAGCCCGTTAAGCCAGTCACATCAATTGGGCAGTGCTGCAACATCATGGGAACGCAGGAAATCATCCGGGAAGTCCTGTGTCTCGATGGTTATCGCAATGTTACATTCAAGTCTGCTACAGATTGCTCCTGCTACCACTGCAAGAAGGACTAG
- the LOC129789133 gene encoding serine/arginine-rich splicing factor 7-like isoform X1, with product MSKKMSRYPSDCKVYVGDLGNNASKQELEDAFSYYGHLRNVWVARNPPGFAFVEFEDPRDAEDAVRGLDGRTVCGRRARVELSNGKSGRGYRGPSSRSRGRVFHPDDRCYECGDRGHYARDCSRYGRRGGGRRRSRSRSSRSRSRDRRTRSRSVSSRDSRGSRNGRSRTPRRSRSDSPDAKPARRRTVSRSKSRSSRSHHNGTD from the exons ATG TCGAAGAAGATGTCACGCTATCCGAGCGACTGCAAGGTCTACGTGGGTGATTTGGGCAATAATGCCAGCAAGCAGGAGTTGGAGGATGCTTTCAGCTACTACGGGCACTTGAGGAACGTCTGGGTGGCACGGAACCCTCCGGGATTTGCATTTGTGGAATTCGAAGATCCCCGGGATGCCGAGGATGCGGTTCGTGGGCTCGATGGGAGAACCGTGTGTGGCCGAAGGGCACGCGTTGAATTGTCTAATGGAAAATCCGGACGTGGTTACCGTGGACCCTCGTCCAGAAGTCGTGGCCGCGTATTCCATCCGGATGATAGATGCTACGAATGCGGCGATCGTGGGCACTATGCCAGGGATTGCTCACGCTACGGTAGACGCGGCGGAGGAAGACGCAG GTCACGCTCTAGGAGTTCCAGGAGCCGTTCTCGAGACCGTAGAACTCGCTCGCGTAGCGTCTCGTCACGTGATTCACGTGGCTCACGCAATGGGCGCTCAAGGACCCCAAGGCGCTCTCGATCGGACAGTCCGGATGCAAAGCCAGCACGGCGTCGTACTGTGTCCCGATCGAAGAGTCGCTCATCGCGTTCACACCACAATGGCACCGATTGA
- the LOC129789133 gene encoding serine/arginine-rich splicing factor 7-like isoform X2, with protein MSKKMSRYPSDCKVYVGDLGNNASKQELEDAFSYYGHLRNVWVARNPPGFAFVEFEDPRDAEDAVRGLDGRTVCGRRARVELSNGKSGRGYRGPSSRSRGRVFHPDDRCYECGDRGHYARDCSRYGRRGGGRRRLKWLQKDFPLKSFTRIT; from the exons ATG TCGAAGAAGATGTCACGCTATCCGAGCGACTGCAAGGTCTACGTGGGTGATTTGGGCAATAATGCCAGCAAGCAGGAGTTGGAGGATGCTTTCAGCTACTACGGGCACTTGAGGAACGTCTGGGTGGCACGGAACCCTCCGGGATTTGCATTTGTGGAATTCGAAGATCCCCGGGATGCCGAGGATGCGGTTCGTGGGCTCGATGGGAGAACCGTGTGTGGCCGAAGGGCACGCGTTGAATTGTCTAATGGAAAATCCGGACGTGGTTACCGTGGACCCTCGTCCAGAAGTCGTGGCCGCGTATTCCATCCGGATGATAGATGCTACGAATGCGGCGATCGTGGGCACTATGCCAGGGATTGCTCACGCTACGGTAGACGCGGCGGAGGAAGACGCAG GTTGAAGTGGCTGcagaaagattttcctttgaaatccTTCACACGAATCACTTGA
- the LOC129788994 gene encoding HEAT repeat-containing protein 3, which produces MGKTRKNRVRNGKVNPISLPGGNDAIEEDLGTNAKTEGPVQVILEQLQSPSVEEKLSGLQMLSTICQSQQNLIDILESDLIRVAAPLLVDTTSSALRQAAAGSFRNLSVCGVEMCEVLVEQDVLTPLLQLFKIYAEKLDWTPTFDPQFDNQLDEVSDTFLHAVNLLWNLCESTSVAVDTFNQAQLLESFMRCLNFDVFGMDIAIAVCQCLLIISEDNPSSWAVLSACGSAFGSLLTLEGGFPECLLRTLAAGIMANVPALSEPYLQQILTSLSKTLDENHRAVLGDLTSDLPLLQKEEVPELEVAEESRRMELDETDDAAARRRRKADLPTPLETKVKHVGWLLEAQRVAGETLTNLSSSDDDGNSDDYVEDSEDESINDGDTSSSGNLQMCDKLPVEILEGIKSLNIIEKLWQRAQPVPENVFLILKECERSLAKKLKTLRISALLCLQNLCNTMSTEDLGGAGAIYSVWLDLGQQVFQGDNDAHLLEASTALMRASLEHLRNCPELFEKMTESDLQLMLNGVESCSEAEIRANWLRMLGILGCLLPENLVKIIITFILETSIKETDAWAISEAMDSLMDMFSDNDWLQIVYEVNLVQKSRELERSLKAKLRQQKRDLGDRYPAVATVRTNLVRFTKYIEAGLKKYKPQTS; this is translated from the exons ATGGGTAAGACGCGGAAGAACCGGGTGCGGAATGGGAAGGTGAATCCCATTTCTCTGCCTGGTGGCAATGATGCAATTGAGGAGGATTTGGGGACCAACGCGAAGACTGAGGGTCCTGTTCAGGTGATTCTGGAACAATTGCAATCCCCCAGTGTGGAGGAGAAACTCAGTGGGCTGCAAATGCTTTCGACAATCTGTCAGAGTCAGCAGAACCTCATTGACATCCTCGAGAGTGATTTGATACGCGTGGCAGCACCTCTTCTCGTGGACACAACCTCATCGGCTCTCCGGCAGGCAGCAGCTGGTTCTTTCCGGAATTTATCTGTCTGCGGCGTGGAAATGTGTGAGGTGCTCGTGGAGCAGGATGTGCTGACGCCACTGCTGCAGCTCTTCAAAATCTACGCTGAAAAACTCGACTGGACCCCCACGTTTGATCCACAGTTCGACAATCAACTCGACGAGGTCTCCGACACTTTCCTGCATGCCGTGAATTTGCTGTGGAACCTCTGTGAGAGCACATCTGTCGCCGTGGACACATTCAATCAGGCCCAGTTGCTGGAGAGCTTCATGCGCTGCCTGAATTTTGACGTGTTCGGCATGGATATTGCCATAGCTGTGTGCCAATGCTTGCTAATCATATCAGAGGATAATCCCAGTTCGTGGGCTGTTTTGAGTGCATGCGGAAGTGCCTTTGGGAGCCTCCTCACCCTCGAAGGGGGCTTCCCTGAGTGTCTCCTGCGAACTCTTGCCGCAGGAATTATGGCAAATGTGCCAGCTCTGTCTGAACCGTACCTCCAGCAAATTCTCACATCTCTCTCAAAGACTCTCGATGAGAATCATCGGGCAGTTTTGGGGGATTTAACCAGTGACCTACCGCTGTTGCAGAAAGAGGAAGTTCCGGAGTTGGAAGTTGCCGAAGAGAGTCGTCGAATGGAGTTGGATGAGACTGATGATGCAGCTGCACGACGACGACGTAAAGCTGACCTTCCAACACCGCTTGAGACCAAAGTTAAGCACGTGGGGTGGCTTCTGGAGGCACAACGCGTAGCCGGAGAAACCCTGACAAATCTCTCCTCATCCGATGATGATGGCAATTCCGATGACTACGTGGAAGATTCCGAAGATGAGAGCATCAATGATGGTGATACGTCGTCTTCGGGGAATCTCCAGATGTGCGATAAGCTCCCCGTGGAGATTCTAGAGGGTATAAAGTCTCTCAATATTATCGAGAAGCTCTGGCAGAGAGCTCAACCTGTCCCCGAGAATGTCTTCCTCATTCTCAAGGAGTGCGAGAGGAGTCTTgcgaagaaattgaaaactcTGCGGATCTCTGCTCTTCTCTGCCTCCAGAATCTATGCAATACAATGTCTACGGAGGATTTGGGTGGTGCTGGGGCAATTTACAGTGTCTGGCTGGATTTGGGACAACAAGTCTTCCAAGGGGACAACGATGCACATCTTCTGGAAGCCTCAACGGCACTCATGAGGGCATCATTGGAGCACCTTCGCAACTGTCCGGAACTCTTTGAGAAAATGACTGAGAGTGATTTGCAATTGATGCTCAATGGTGTTGAGAGTTGCTCAGAAGCTGAGATTCGGGCAAATTGGCTGAGAATGCTGGGAATTCTCGGATGTTTGCTGCCAGAGAATCTCGTGAAGATCATCATTACGTTCATTCTGGAGACTAGCATCAAAGAGACGGACGCATGGGCTATTTCAGAAGCCATGGACTCACTTATGGACATGTTCTCGGACAATGATTGGCTCCAAATTGTTTATGAAGTCAATCTTGTGCAGAAATCTCGTGAACTTGAGAGATCTCTCAAGGCTAAG cTTCGGCAGCAGAAACGAGATTTGGGCGATAGATACCCAGCTGTAGCCACTGTCCGGACAAACCTGGTGCGATTCACAAAATACATCGAAGCAGGATTGAAGAAATACAAGCCACAGACTTCCTGA
- the LOC129789008 gene encoding titin: MDGKRYGGRTSSQISIYDYPEHLNPFYEDEQHKRLRFWKIGKKSDKVKRSNSFSLDGFRELWTLKSFRLKKKSSTLGINKTSESPPPLRRTLMVEEHDPERAYHTLDPSSRHTVSVGLNNNFQRSARYRSSLQDMSTLQQSSPFNRSDKYRNTMQNGQEFTNRGLRSPQYSGGSTGNHLVHSSSQQSLSSTNPFDEGENQASTSGSSTGGVKKPARKKRRAPPPPTPKITPQSSGNNEPEKVQENIEPEQAVAISNLTAEIESFVKKSDSDDSKECGEISIPVPAPRREKREAPKFEVTKTVDECEITLRITESTDDLTHDVGRENVEKKSPEREKEVLKVVEKPQEVIKQPEEVVEKPKEVVEKPKIAEKPKELPVAVKDDVKEVKELKIEEVSREDQQQETVYKENGQVVGQVKMTEKSDPYKNVVVEMEKYEIRFSPLKTNDDREGEHRKNPVERQRSVQEIIESINKNQSLLRINYEDDTRVQNIMHDIETQKLDAQRRKSADSLSRNIQELEVKEREMRELIRELEEQQEAYEIPVPVQEFNNNSFSKCVQLRDPEARDQNDNQTQRSSIEWNPLPKPRRSRNLSMEDADVPPT; encoded by the exons ATGGACGGAAAGCGCTACGGAGGAAGGACCTCCAGTCAAATATCCATCTATGACTATCCTGAGCATTTGAATCCATTTTACGAGGATGAACAGCACAAAAGGCTGCGCTTCTGGAAGATTGGAAAGAAGTCTGATAAAGTTAAGCGAAGCAATAGCTTCAGTCTCGATGGATTCAGGGAATTATG gacTCTAAAATCCTTTCGGCTTAAGAAGAAATCCTCAACATTAGGGATTAATAAGACATCCGAGAGTCCTCCACCATTGAGGAGGACCCTCATGGTGGAAGAGCATGATCCAGAACGTGCCTATCACACCCTAGATCCCAGTTCAAGGCACACAGTTTCCGTGGGATTGAACAACAACTTCCAAAGGAGCGCCAGATATCGAAGCTCCCTTCAGGATATGAGTACTTTGCAGCAATCATCGCCCTTCAATCGAAGCGACAAATACCGGAATACAATGCAAAATGGCCAGGAATTTACGAATAGAGGATTGAGGAGTCCTCAGTATTCTGGAGGATCCACAGGGAATCACTTGGTGCACAG TTCATCCCAGCAGAGCTTATCCAGCACAAATCCCTTCGATGAAGGAGAAAATCAAGCATCAACTTCGGGATCCTCAACGGGAGGAGTAAAGAAGCCAGCTAGGAAGAAGAGACGTGCCCCACCTCCACCAACACCAAAAATCACACCACAATCATCTGGGAATAAT gAACCTGAAAAGGTTCAGGAGAACATTGAGCCTGAACAGGCGGTGGCTATTTCGAATTTAACGGCTGAAATTGAGAGTTTCGTGAAAAAATCTGATTCAGATGACTCAAAGGAATGTGGTGAGATTAGTATTCCTGTTCCTGCTCCGAGGAGGGAGAAGAGGGAAGCCCCCAAGTTTGAGGTGACCAAAACCGTGGATGAGTGTGAGATTACTCTGCGGATTACTGAATCTACTGATGATCTCACACATGATGTGGGTAGAGAGAATGTGGAAAAGAAGTCACCTGAGAGGGAAAAGGAAGTTCTGAAGGTGGTTGAGAAGCCCCAAGAAGTCATTAAGCAACCCGAAGAAGTTGTTGAGAAACCCAAAGAAGTTGTTGAGAAGCCAAAAATTGCTGAGAAGCCTAAAGAACTTCCTGTGGCTGTAAAGGATGATGTTAAAGAGGTGAAAGagttgaaaattgaagaggTATCACGAGAAGATCAGCAACAGGAAACagtttacaaagaaaatggtCAGGTCGTAGGTCAAGTGAAGATGACGGAGAAGTCAGATCCTTACAAGAATGTTGTGGTTGAAATGGAAAAGTATGAAATTCGCTTTTCACCGCTAAAGACCAACGATGACCGCGAAGGGGAGCATCGAAAGAATCCCGTGGAGCGTCAGAGGTCAGTTCAGGAGATCATTGAGTCAATTAATAAGAATCAGAGCCTCTTGCGGATCAACTATGAGGATGATACACGCGTGCAGAATATTATGCACGACATTGAGACGCAAAAATTGGATGCACAGCGAAGGAAGTCAGCCGATAGCCTCAGCAGGAATATTCAGGAGCTTGAGGTGAAGGAACGTGAAATGCGGGAATTAATTAGGGAGTTGGAGGAGCAACAGGAGGCCTATGAGATCCCAGTTCCGGTGCAGGAATTCAACAATAACTCCTTCAGCAAATGCGTCCAGTTGCGTGATCCCGAGGCGAGAGATCAGAATGATAATCAAACACAGCGAAGCAGCATTGAGTGGAATCCCCTGCCGAAGCCCAGACGTAGCCGTAACCTCTCCATGGAGGATGCAGACGTTCCACCCACTTAA